In a single window of the Trichoderma breve strain T069 chromosome 6, whole genome shotgun sequence genome:
- a CDS encoding thioredoxin domain-containing protein, translating to MVLIKSLVLAVLASSVAAKSAVIDLIPSNFDKLVFSGKPTLVEFFAPWCGHCKNLAPVYEELAQVYEFAKDKVQIAKVDADSERDLGKRFGIQGFPTLKFFDGKSKEPQEYKSGRDLDSLTAFITEKTGIKPKKKGELPSSVAMLNNKSFHETVGSDKNVLVAFTAPWCGHCKNLAPTWEKVAHDFAGDENVVIAKVDAEGADSKAVAEEFGITGYPTIYWFPAGSKKPTDYEGGRSESDILKFVNEKAGTFRTEGGELSDVAGTVAPLDTIVSKFLGGLSLTEAVSEIKKGVAELKGTAEAKFAEYYVRVFDKLNKDAKFVNKELTRLRGILAKGGLASGKRDELKVKVNVLNKFTPKDERDEL from the exons ATGGTTCTGATCAAGAGCCTCGTGCTGGCCGTCCTGGCCAGCTCGGTGGCTGCCAAATCGGCCGTTATCGACCTGATTCCCTCCAACTTTGACaagctcgtcttctccgGAAAGCCCACGCTTGTCGAGTTCTTTGCTCCTTGGTGTGGCCACTGCAAGAACCTTGCTCCCGTGTACGAGGAGTTGGCCCAGGTCTACGAGTTtgccaaggacaaggtcCAGATCGCCAAGGTCGATGCCGACTCCGAGCGGGATCTCGGAAAGCGATTTGGTATCCAGGGATTCCCCACGTTGAAGTTCTTCGATGGCAAGAGCAAGGAGCCGCAGGAGTACAAGTCGGGCCGTGATTTGGACAGCCTGACTGCCTTCATCACTGAGAAGACTGGtatcaagcccaagaagaagggtgaGCTGCCCAGCAGTGTTGCTATGCTCAACAACAAGAGCTTCCATGAGACGGTTGGAAGCGACAAGAACGTGCTGGTTGCTTTCACTGCTCCCTGGTGTGGCC ACTGCAAGAACTTGGCTCCTACCTGGGAGAAGGTTGCCCACGACTttgctggtgatgagaaCGTTGTGATTGCCAAGGTCGATGCCGAGGGCGCTGACAGCAAGGCCGTTGCGGAAGAATTCGGCATCACTGGCTACCCCACCATCTACTGGTTCCCCGCCGGCAGCAAGAAGCCTACTGATTACGAGGGCGGCCGATCTGAGAGCGATATCCTCAAGTTTGTCAACGAGAAGGCCGGCACTTTCCGCACCGAGGGTGGCGAGCTGAGCGACGTTGCTGGCACTGTTGCTCCTCTGGATACCATCGTGAGCAAGTTCCTCGGTGGTCTTTCCCTGACCGAGGCCGTTAGTGAGATCAAGAAGGGTGTTGCCGAGCTCAAGGGCACCGCAGAGGCCAAATTCGCCGAGTACTACGTCCGCGTGTTTGACAAGCTGAACAAGGATGCCAAGTTTGTCAACAAAGAGCTCACCAGACTCCGgggcatcttggccaaggGTGGCCTTGCCAGTGGTAAGCGGGATGAGCTTAAGGTCAAAGTCAACGTCCTCAACAAGTTTACCCCcaaggatgagagagatgagctGTAA
- a CDS encoding RING-H2 zinc finger domain-containing protein: MPLPELPAYRVLGIIFILWWMLPGSEYQSQSIALSDLVVSRLEHYRASLDVLNTTRWGDFAPLVEEGDGDHASPKYVNLTGFREKDHLSWQDLGRFRERGLQLSRHAMPAVGGEQLWDVAQGEPETIPRTYESYNLSESVPSMHWIGDKTDWARNVTGSTGRIQLSTADAPLSGGLIRNVKAVVTFEDTEGSGLSWEMVLFGKFDGVFGLPHLTPGPDYFQSSQRFLNESLEHTIATKEKNIYSDQSIPWKSNFESPLHTRHPSPHCEYVMYLQTHPPSRQSLGLGSAIPKGENMAEMLQAIESELESPLGAPIKHIPKLQMSAVIYSPDCGLFMESKGPPDYPRSEADHLLGVKFEVQISSINHWLLAYAVMMFGQVILLKGQMKETYTPSTLGRASFWTISMMLIADGMTFSAAASWVATAQYTFLPTLTLTFASFMSMTIGGSLLAKIHEVQTPQPRARREGPQGTASPNSESASPILPGPVTAGRGLGNPAAANVGAAASIADGASAVPGALPAAARPIVPPTQTATFQSLMGRFVLVGALVMFISVSSIAWYMTARSWFLNICAFVYLSMWIPQIYRNIIRNCRRALKWQFVIGQSLLRLLPLAYFWLKPDNFLLTRTEPRAFALLGLWVWLQIFVLATQDAVGPRFGIPKGWMPDAWDYHPVLREDNVEAGGLPIGLGAEDSPGRDRRRSSEDRDKTRPGDGTTRAIDCAICREVLEVPVVKAGEEDMSVTGVFSRRMYMVTPCRHIFHTPCLESWMKFRLQCPICREDLPPI; this comes from the exons ATGCCACTGCCGGAACTCCCCGCCTACAGGGTCctcggcatcatcttcatcctctggTGGATGCTGCCGGGCAGCGAGTACCAGAGCCAGTCGATAGCGTTGTCGGATCTCGTTGTCTCACGCCTTGAGCACTATCGCGCATCCCTCGATGTGCTGAACACGACGCGCTGGGGGGATTTTGCTCCCCTGGTggaagagggcgatggcGATCACGCGAGCCCCAAATATGTCAACCTGACGGGGTTTCGAGAGAAAGACCACTTGTCGTGGCAGGACCTGGGCCGGTTTCGTGAAAGAGGTCTGCAGCTCAGccgccatgccatgccagcGGTTGGCGGCGAGCAGCTCTGGGATGTTGCACAGGGGGAGCCG GAGACAATCCCGAGGACATACGAAAGCTACAACCTCAGCGAAAGCGTGCCTTCTATGCATTGGATCGGAGATAAAACTGACTGGGCTCGTAACGTAACCGGCAGTACTGGCAGGATCCAG CTCTCCACGGCCGATGCTCCCCTCTCTGGAGGCTTGATACGCAATGTTAAGGCCGTGGTGACTTTTGAAGACACAGAGGGATCAGGACTGAGCTGGGAAATGGTTCTTTTCGGG AAATTCGATGGCGTCTTTGGGCTACCGCATCTGACGCCTGGGCCCGACTATTTCCAGTCCAGCCAGCGGTTTCTGAACGAATCCCTCGAGCACACTATAGctaccaaggagaagaacatCTATTCCGACCAGAGCATACCATGGAAATCCAACTTTGAGAGCCCTCTCCACACCCGACATCCCTCCCCACATTGCGAATATGTCATGTATCTTCAAACCCATCCTCCAAGCAGACAGAGCCTGGGCCTCGGGTCTGCCATTCCCAAGGGAGAGAACATGGCAGAGATGTTGCAAGCCATCGAGTCAGAGCTGGAATCTCCACTCGGTGCGCCCATCAAGCACATCCCGAAGCTCCAAATGTCGGCAGTGATATACTCACCTGACTGCGGCCTCTTCATGGAGTCAAAGGGGCCTCCGGATTACCCTCGGAGCGAGGCCGACCACCTCCTCGGCGTGAAATTTGAGGTCCagatcagcagcatcaaccatTGGCTGCTCGCATACgcggtgatgatgtttggcCAGGTCATCTTGCTCAAGGGCCAGATGAAGGAGACGTATACCCCGTCTACTCTTGGTCGTGCCAGCTTTTGGACAATTAGTATGATGCTCATCGCCGATGGCATGACTTTCAGCGCGGCGGCGTCGTGGGTTGCTACGGCTCAGTATACCTTCTTACCGACCCTGACGCTCACGTTTGCGTCTTTTATGTCTATGACCATAGGGGGCAGCCTACTGGCTAAGATTCACGAGGTTCAAACACCACAGCCTCGAGCTCGTCGTGAAGGGCCCCAAGGCACAGCTAGTCCAAACAGCGAATCGGCCA GCCCAATCCTTCCCGGGCCGGTAACGGCAGGGCGTGGCCTCGGCAATCCGGCCGCTGCCAACGTAGGTGCAGCTGCCAGCATCGCGGATGGCGCTTCAGCCGTGCCTGGCGCACTTCCAGCTGCTGCGAGGCCAATTGTACCGCCTACGCAAACTGCGACGTTTCAATCGCTTATGGGCCGATTTGTCCTCGTGGGTGCTCTTGTTATGTTCATCAGCGTCTCATCCATAGCATGGTACATGACGGCGCGCTCATGGTTCCTCAACATCTGCGCCTTTGTCTATCTTTCCATGTGGATCCCCCAGATATATCGCAATATCATCCGCAATTGCCGCCGCGCCCTCAAGTGGCAGTTTGTCATCGGCCAGTCCCTCCTCCGGCTGCTTCCACTGGCATACTTTTGGCTCAAGCCGGACAACTTCCTCCTCACAAGGACCGAACCACGTGCTTTTGCCCTGCTTGGTCTTTGGGTCTGGCTGCAGATCTTTGTGCTTGCGACGCAAGATGCCGTAGGGCCTCGATTCGGCATACCTAAGGGCTGGATGCCTGATGCGTGGGACTATCACCCCGTCCTCAGAGAAGACAATGTCGAGGCCGGGGGCCTACCTATTGGTCTCGGTGCCGAGGACAGCCCGGGTCGTGATCGCAGACGCAGCAGCGAGGATAGAGATAAAACTCGTCCTGGCGACGGCACCACGCGAGCTATCGACTGCGCCATCTGCCGCGAGGTGCTCGAGGTCCCCGTCGTCAAggccggagaagaagacatgaGCGTGACGGGGGTGTTTTCCAGGAGGATGTACATGGTGACCCCTTGCCGCCACATCTTCCACACCCCTTGTCTGGAGAGCTGGATGAAGTTCCGGCTGCAATGCCCGATATGCAGGGAGGATCTGCCGCCCATTTAG
- a CDS encoding ribosomal protein l4/L1 family domain-containing protein — MASRPTVTIIGKDGAPSGATHTIPAVFASPIRPDIVKQVHTGMAKNKRQPYAVSEKAGHQTSAESWGTGRAVARIPRVSGSGTHRAGQAAFGNMCRSGRMFAPTKIWRKWHVKVNQGQKRYATCSALAASASAPLLLARGHQVMTIPEVPLVVDSALVEGSSVARTAAALALLKAVGAGAELEKVKGSKKLRAGKGKLRGRRHRQRRGPLVVYNPEVDGKELVKGFRNIPGVETSPVSALNLLQLAPGGHLGRFVIWTSAAFKALDEIYGTTTTASTHKKDFLLPSNVVSQADLTRLINSSEIQSSLNAPKGDAVTRRSAVQKKNPLRNKQVLLRLNPYAKVFAQEAQKKQEA; from the exons ATGGCCTCCAGACCTACCGTTACGATCATCGGAAAGGATGGTGCTCCCTCTGGAGCTACCCACACCATTCCTGCCGTCTTCGCCAGCCCTATCCGACCGGATATCGTGAAGCAGGTTCACACTGGCATGGCCAAGAACAAGCGCCAGCCTTATGCCGTCAGCGAGAAGGCTGGTCACCAGACCTCTGCCGAGTCTTGGGGAACTG GTCGTGCTGTTGCCCGTATCCCCCGTGTCTCTGGTTCCGGTACCCACCGTGCTGGTCAGGCCGCCTTTGGTAACATGTGCCGATCTGGTCGCATGTTCGCCCCTACCAAGATCTGGCGCAAGTGGCACGTCAAGGTCAACCAGGGCCAGAA GCGATATGCTACCTGCTCCGCCCTGGCTGCCTCCGCCTCCGCTCCTCTCCTGCTCGCCCGTGGCCACCAGGTCATGACCATCCCTGAGGTTCCCCTGGTTGTCGACTCTGCTCTCGTTGAGGGCAGCTCCGTCGCCCGCACTGCtgccgccctcgccctcctcaaGGCCGTTGGCGCCGGTGCCGAGCTCGAGAAGGTCAAGGGCTCCAAGAAGCTCCGCGCCGGTAAGGGCAAGCTCCgtggccgccgccaccgccagCGCCGTGGTCCTCTGGTTGTCTACAACCCCGAGGTCGATGGCAAGGAGCTCGTCAAGGGTTTCCGCAACATCCCCGGTGTTGAGACCTCCCCCGTCTCTgccctcaacctcctccagctcgcccCTGGTGGTCACCTCGGCCGATTCGTCATCTGGACCTCTGCCGCCTTCAAGGCTCTTGACGAGATCTacggcaccaccaccactgccTCTACCCACAAGAAGGACTTCCTCCTGCCTTCCAACGTTGTTTCCCAGGCCGACCTTACTCGTCTGATCAACAGCAGCGAAATCCAGAGCTCCCTCAACGCCCCCAAGGGCGATGCCGTGACCCGACGATCTGCCgtccagaagaagaacccCCTGCGCAACAAGCAGGTTCTTCTGCGCCTGAACCCCTACGCGAAGGTCTTCGCCCAGGAGgctcagaagaagcaggaggcATAA
- a CDS encoding protein trafficking PGA2 domain-containing protein produces MDSQSQQQDGAGQATLNALGSVVSSLSQYGQNASNNLQKSFTDISTHGWLRLVMIVCTYLLIRPHILKYSTKHAVRTLEKQDEQDKAAAKEAVAKMSPNELRGLNAGAEIDVDADEHADGTSADWGSKARVRQRKMLRKMLEAEERRRYEEESDEDIRDLLE; encoded by the coding sequence ATGGACTCTCAATCACAGCAGCAGGACGGTGCCGGCCAGGCTACCCTGAATGCATTGGGCTCTGTTGTGTCCTCATTGTCCCAGTACGGCCAGAATGCCTCCAACAACCTGCAAAAGAGCTTTACCGACATATCAACACACGGCTGGCTTCGGCTCGTCATGATCGTCTGCACATACCTGCTGATACGGCCACACATCCTCAAATACTCTACCAAGCACGCTGTGAGGACGCTGGAAAAGCAGGATGAGCAGGACAAGGCTGCGGCCAAAGAAGCGGTGGCCAAAATGTCGCCCAATGAGCTGCGTGGCCTGAACGCCGGAGCAGAGATTGATGTGGATGCGGATGAACACGCCGATGGAACCAGTGCCGACTGGGGCTCCAAGGCACGAGTCaggcagaggaagatgctgaGGAAGATGCTGGAAGCCGAGGAGAGACGACGATACGAGGAGGAATCTGACGAGGATATCCGGGACCTCCTGGAGTAA
- a CDS encoding heat shock factor binding protein 1 domain-containing protein translates to MASNRDSIASNPAPANEDSSADVTAAVEDLLNSLSNKFAGVSSEIFAKSE, encoded by the exons atggcatcaaatcgTGACTCTATCGCCTCTAACCCGGCGCCT GCCAACGAGGACAGCAGCGCCGATGTTACAGCCGCTGTTGAAGACCTCTTGAATTCCCTATCCAACAAATTTGCTGGGGTCTCATCCGAGATATTCGCCAAGAGTGAGTAG
- a CDS encoding flavin-binding monooxygenase-like domain-containing protein, translating to MGSTLSAASSVPDAKHFHVKKVAVIGSGPAGLAAARYLQAQGAFDSITVFEQQHQVGGVWLYSSLPPKDVPVPQQDPFWGPEPSIWPEGAPAPVFPSPMYERLHANIPGCLMRFHDREFPGDAWVFPKREEIQEYLIRYAEDLRHLIKFCHEVRRIDLETKDGRDQWHLEAVSTLNDGEVVRETYDAVVVANGHYSVPFIPAINKIEDFKKAHPSIITHSKQYRTNDVFKGKKVIVVGNGPSGLDVALQINEVAGKTLLSVRHATSPDKLAHIGCDEVPEIVEFLPDQRGVLFKDGSVEKDIDHIVFCTGFLFGYPFLPNLGHKIITSGRGVHGLYQHTFLIQHPTIVFPALNMRSVPWPLAESQAAAFSAVWSNALELPPDEEMLRWSKELEERQGEALHQYPELGDDGKHINEFYEWIKKAKHVGKEPPRWSGELFWQRSIAMEAKIKFEDEGCKAKTLAELGFHYEPGKE from the coding sequence ATGGGATCGACTCTTAGCGCCGCCAGCTCCGTGCCGGATGCAAAACACTTTCACGTCAAGAAAGTCGCCGTCATAGGCTCTGGCCCAGCCGGATTGGCCGCCGCCCGCTACCTCCAGGCCCAGGGCGCATTCGACTCCATCACCGTcttcgagcagcagcaccaagtCGGCGGCGTCTGGCTCTACAGCAGCCTGCCCCCAAAGGACGTGCCCGTGCCGCAGCAGGATCCGTTCTGGGGCCCGGAGCCGTCCATCTGGCCCGAGGGGGCTCCGGCTCCGGTGTTCCCGTCGCCCATGTACGAGCGGCTGCATGCGAATATCCCGGGGTGCTTGATGCGGTTCCACGATAGGGAGTTTCCGGGCGATGCTTGGGTGTTTCCTAAAAGAGAGGAGATTCAGGAGTATCTTATCCGGTATGCTGAGGATTTGAGGCATCTCATCAAGTTCTGTCATGAGGTGAGGCGGATCGATTTGGAAACCAAGGATGGTAGGGATCAGTGGCATCTGGAGGCAGTGTCGACGCTGAATGACGGCGAGGTTGTTCGCGAGACGTATGACGCCGTTGTCGTTGCAAACGGGCATTACTCCGTGCCCTTCATACCGgccatcaacaagattgAAGACTTTAAAAAGGCCCATccctccatcatcactcatTCAAAGCAGTATCGAACGAATGACGTCTTCAAAGGGAAGAaagtcatcgtcgtcggcaaTGGGCCCTCAGGCCTCGACGTTGCACTCCAGATCAACGAAGTTGCCGGCAAGACGCTCTTATCAGTAAGACACGCAACATCGCCCGACAAACTCGCCCACATTGGATGCGACGAAGTCCCCGAAATCGTCGAATTCCTGCCAGACCAGCGCGGAGTTCTTTTCAAAGACGGAAGCGTAGAGAAAGATATAGATCACATCGTTTTTTGCACGGGCTTCTTGTTCGGCTATCCTTTCCTCCCGAACCTCGGCCACAAGATCATCACGTCTGGGCGAGGCGTCCACGGGTTGTATCAGCACACGTTCCTCATCCAGCACCCGACGATAGTTTTCCCGGCCCTCAATATGAGATCTGTTCCGTGGCCATTGGCGGAATCGCAAGCTGCGGCTTTCTCGGCAGTGTGGTCCAATGCGCTAGAATTGCCCCCGGACGAAGAAATGCTGCGGTGGAGTAAAGAGctggaagagagacaaggagaagcgcTACACCAGTATCCAGAGTTGGGAGATGACGGCAAGCATATCAATGAGTTTTATGAGTGGATAAAAAAGGCGAAGCACGTTGGCAAGGAGCCGCCGCGATGGAGTGGCGAGCTTTTCTGGCAGAGGTCCATTGCTATGGAGGCCAAGATCAAGTTTGAAGACGAGGGATGTAAAGCCAAGACGCTGGCCGAGCTTGGCTTCCACTATGAGCCGGGCAAGGAGTAA
- a CDS encoding elongation factor tu GTP binding domain-containing protein, which translates to MSTAFRSIAPFLRTARHGLKAGSINPLQAALKNNRSAAGVLNIARTYAVFERTKPHVNIGTIGHVDHGKTTLSAAITKRQAEKGLANFLEYGAIDKAPEERKRGITISTAHIEYSTDNRHYSHVDCPGHADYIKNMITGAANMDGAIIVVAASDGQMPQTREHLLLARQVGVQKIVVFVNKVDAIDDPEMLELVEMEMRELLTTYGFEGDETPVIMGSALMALQNQKPEIGESKIDELLKAVDEWIPTPERDLDKPFLMSVEDVFSISGRGTVVSGRVERGVLKRDEEVELVGKGIDPIKTKVTDIETFKKSCEQSQAGDNSGLLIRGIRREDVRRGMVVCKPGTVKSHKQFLASLYVLTKEEGGRHTGFHEHYRPQLYLRTSDESVDLTFPEGTADASGKMVMPGDNVEMVVTLTNPNAIEAGQRFNIREGGRTVATGLVTRIIQ; encoded by the exons ATGTCGACTGCATTCAGATCAATTGCCCCGTTTCTGCGGACGGCCCGGCATGGCCTCAAGGCCGGCAGCATCAACCCGCTGCAGGCTGCGCTCAAGAACAACCGAAGTGCCGCTGGTGTTCTCAACATCGCTCGCACATACGCTGTTTTCGAGCGAACCAAGCCGCACGTGAACATCG GTACTATTGGTCACGTCGATCACGGAAAG ACCACTCTCTCTgctgccatcaccaagcgACAGGCAGAGAAAGGCCTGGCCAACTTCCTTGAGTATGGCGCCATTGACAAGGCTCCCGAGGAGCGAAAGCGAGGTATCACCATTTCTACCGCCCACATTGAGTACTCAACAGACAACCGCCACTACTCCCACGTCGACTGCCCTGGTCACGCCGATTACATCAAGAACATGATTACTGGTGCTGCCAACATGGATGGTGCCAtcattgttgttgctgcctcTGACGGTCAGATGCCCCAGACCCGTGAGCACTTGCTCCTTGCCCGACAGGTCGGTGTCCAGAAGattgtcgtcttcgtcaacaaggttgatgccattgatgaccctgagatgctggagctcgtcgagatggagatgcgTGAGCTTCTCACCACCTACGGCTTTGAGGGAGACGAGACCCCCGTCATCATGGGCTCTGCCCTGATGGCTCTCCAGAACCAGAAGCCTGAGATTGGTGAATCGAAGATtgacgagctgctcaaggctgTCGACGAGTGGATTCCCACCCCCGAGCGTGACCTTGACAAGCCCTTCCTCATGTCTGTCGAGGatgtcttctccatctccggTCGTGGTACTGTCGTTTCCGGCCGTGTCGAGCGCGGTGTCCTCAAGCGTGACGAGGAAGTCGAGCTTGTCGGCAAGGGCATCGATCCCATCAAGACCAAGGTTACCGATATCGAGACCTTCAAGAAGTCTTGCGAGCAGTCCCAGGCCGGTGACAACTCCGGTCTCCTCATCCGTGGTATTCGCCGTGAGGATGTTCGACGTGGTATGGTCGTCTGCAAGCCCGGCACCGTCAAGTCGCACAAGCAGTTCCTCGCCTCCCTCTACGTCCTCACTAAGGAGGAAGGTGGCCGTCACACCGGTTTCCACGAGCACTACCGACCCCAGCTCTACCTGCGTACCTCTGACGAGTCTGTCGACCTGACATTCCCTGAGGGTACCGCCGATGCTTCTGGCAAGATGGTCATGCCCGGTGACAACGTCGAAATGGTTGTCACCCTGACCAACCCCAACGCTATTGAGGCCGGTCAGCGATTCAACATCCGTGAGGGCGGCAGGACCGTGGCCACTGGTCTGGTCACCCGCATCATTCAGTAA
- a CDS encoding fungal zn(2)-Cys(6) binuclear cluster domain-containing protein encodes MAAPGPGPAATVSAENSYQTPAATPTGSPDPDGMEPSSSSSSIGLSMASAIGRDNGSASGSGSEAPKKRNRRSNPKVKTGCLNCKQRRIKCDEMRPACSQCVRSKKECTGYPAPSRGTRAALDVRIAPKPLVAASAGFQHLQPAPSTIASASTSTTASLLLTGHTIMLPPRRVNRRKRQTKPLASNATMPFVYEPSHNLALMHTESLYFDLFRVQTASELSGYFDSTFWTQRVLQECHFEPSIRHAVVALGALYKTLEQSCEPDSTPLPGAMSRLDSVMCHWQVAVRKYSEACNAMLHLSGNKLATNKTRLMASVLLACFDSFIGDHRQAIVQIQTGLGLLARIQYDRTQAPQSNERVEEDLLIIFTRLAIQAKSLQDPSSPLSDMDQLCEMLLRFIEHLQHAKKEPSYTLPPSWRQLGATFQGQIDSWSEAFEPIFQSRLQPGMNLLEKSGIAALKMFQINTNVIFLTIFCDAEVQFDGFLPHFKAIVSLGWEVVGDDEKRAATERCPDPQSFSADLGIVPPLFVVATKCREPNVRREAIQLLRSSARREGMWDSELTANIAQWIMEVEESENPFPEMNLPGGPTQAVLPSRAIPEEKRIMVQSVDFDLRERFAQLTVGSRDLRQGMKDRRHKATRITW; translated from the exons atggctgctccTGGCCCCGGGCCGGCGGCTACGGTCTCGGCTGAGAACTCATACCAAACTCCAGCTGCGACTCCAACGGGCTCTCCCGATCCTGACGGCATggagccatcgtcgtcttcgagTAGCATTGGCTTGTCCATGGCTTCAGCCATTGGCCGCGACAATGGCAGTGCTAGCGGCAGTGGTAGCGAGGCGCCTAAAAAGCGAAATCGACGAAGCAATCCCAAGGTCAAGACGGGATGCTTGAATTGCAA ACAGCGGCGCATCAAGTGCGATGAGATGCGTCCGGCTTGCTCGCAGTGCGTCCGTAGCAAGAAGGAATGCACTGGCTATCCGGCACCTAGCCGCGGAACCAGGGCTGCCCTTGACGTCCGCATTGCTCCAAAGCCTTTGGTTGCCGCATCGGCTGGGTTCCAACATCTGCAGCCAGCGCCAAGCACTATTGCGAGcgcttcaacttcaaccacTGCCAGCCTTTTGCTCACAGGTCACACCATTATGCTCCCACCTCGGCGTGTCAACCGTCGCAAACGGCAGACCAAACCTCTCGCCTCCAATGCCACCATGCCTTTCGTCTATGAGCCATCTCACAACTTGGCATTGATGCATACTGAAAGTCTGTACTTTGATCTTTTCCGAGTCCAGACGGCCTCAGAGTTGTCTGGATACTTTGATTCGACCTTTTGGACACAGCGCGTTCTACAGGAATGCCACTTCGAACCGTCCATTCGACACGCCGTCGTGGCTCTTGGTGCCTTGTATAAGACGCTTGAACAGTCTTGCGAACCGGACTCGACACCGCTACCGGGTGCTATGAGCCGGTTGGACTCGGTCATGTGTCATTGGCAGGTTGCCGTTAGGAAATATTCGGAAGCCTGCAATGCCATGCTGCATCTCAGCGGTAACAAGCTGGCAACCAACAAGACCCGTCTGATGGCCAGCGTCTTGTTGGCCTGTTTTGACTCCTTTATTGGTGATCATCGGCAGGCCATTGTCCAAATTCAAACGGGATTGGGGCTCCTGGCTCGGATTCAATATGATCGGACGCAAGCCCCTCAGTCCAATGAACGGGTTGAAGAGGACCTGCTAATCATTTTCACACGATTGGCAATTCAGGCCAAATC CTTACAAGACCCATCCTCACCCCTCTCGGATATGG ATCAGCTCTGCGAGATGTTGCTGCGATTCATCGAACACTTACAGCATGCTAAAAAAGAACCTTCTTACACTTTACCTCCATCCTGGAGGCAATTAGGTGCCACATTTCAGGGCCAAATTGACTCGTGGTCAGAGGCTTTTGAACCCATCTTCCAATCACGGCTGCAACCTGGCATGAATCTCTTGGAGAAATCCGGCATAGCAGCCTTGAAAATGTTTCAGATCAACACAAATGTCATATTCTTGACGATCTTCTGCGATGCTGAGGTTCAGTTTGATGGTTTCCTCCCCCATTTCAAGGCCATTGTCAGTCTAGGCTGGGAGGTAGTTGGCGATGACGAGAAGCGAGCGGCTACCGAGCGATGCCCCGATCCACAGAG cttctccgCAGACCTTGGGATTGTACCGCCGCTCTTTGTCGTGGCTACTAAATGTAGAGAGCCGAACGTCAGGCGAGAAGCAATCCAACTTTTGAGGAGCAGCGCTCGGCGAGAAGGCATGTGGGACAGCGAGCTGACTGCCAACATTGCTCAATGGATTATGGAGGTGGAAGAGTCCGAGAATCCTTTTCCTGAGATGAATCTTCCTGGTGGGCCAACACAGGCTGTTCTTCCAAGCCGAGCGATTccagaggaaaagaggatcATGGTTCAATCTGTTGATTTTGATTTACGGGAGAGATTCGCTCAGCTCACTGTGGGATCTCGAGATTTGCGTCAGGGGATGAAGGACCGACGACACAAAGCGACCCGAATCACATGGTGA
- a CDS encoding ribosomal protein s14p/S29e domain-containing protein, whose product MSHESVWNSRPRNYGKGSRQCRVCKHTAGLVRKYDLNLCRQCFREKAKDIGFHKVSIQNQPIRAREKGETYKGNREKGIKDTIFEKQQLTCLRFLQYR is encoded by the exons ATGTCCCACGAAAGCGTCTGGAACTCGCGCCCGCGAAACTACGGCAAGGGCTCTCGCCAATG CCGCGTCTGCAAGCACACTGCCGGTCTGGTCCGCAAGTACGACCTTAACCTGTGCCGTCAATGCTTCCgtgagaaggccaaggacaTTGGTTTCCACAAGGTGAGCATCCAGAACCAACCGATAAGAGCTagggagaagggggaaacaTACAAAGGGAATAGAGAAAAGGGAATCAAGGATACGATATTTGAGAAACAGCAGCTAACGTGTCTTCGTTTCTTGCAGTACCGATAA